The following proteins come from a genomic window of Streptococcus pneumoniae:
- a CDS encoding PIG-L family deacetylase, whose amino-acid sequence MSDNTKYIFLSPHLDDAIFSCGDYISKLTSEGEIVLVITIFSGYPLSQQLQPSAKQFHKLCNLGKYPIEERKKEDRLACERLQCDFRHLSYYECLYRKDRNGNFLYRHIYSKLKNEDTLKNDIIKELLMHLDDKCVVYCPLSLGDHVDHVFVNSIGRALEFMRYKVIYYEDFPYVSDSSMVSYMGKTKELKMYQEELDEKHYIDRISSILCYKSQILIIWKSVEKLLNNIKELYLRNGAAYSIRFWIKK is encoded by the coding sequence ATGAGTGACAATACTAAGTATATCTTTTTATCTCCACATTTAGATGACGCAATTTTTTCCTGTGGTGATTATATTTCAAAATTAACTTCAGAAGGAGAAATTGTACTTGTTATTACTATATTTTCTGGTTACCCTTTGAGCCAACAGCTACAGCCCTCTGCTAAGCAATTTCATAAGTTGTGTAACCTTGGGAAATATCCGATTGAAGAAAGGAAGAAAGAAGACAGGTTAGCTTGTGAACGTCTACAATGTGATTTTAGACACTTATCGTACTATGAATGTCTCTATAGGAAAGATAGAAATGGCAATTTTCTATACCGTCATATCTATAGTAAATTAAAAAATGAGGACACATTAAAGAATGATATCATAAAAGAGCTGTTAATGCATTTAGACGACAAATGTGTCGTATATTGTCCGCTTTCACTTGGTGACCATGTTGATCATGTTTTTGTGAATAGTATTGGAAGGGCGCTTGAATTTATGCGTTATAAAGTAATATATTATGAGGACTTCCCATATGTAAGTGATAGTAGTATGGTTAGTTATATGGGAAAAACTAAAGAATTAAAAATGTATCAAGAGGAACTTGATGAAAAACATTATATTGATAGAATATCATCAATATTGTGCTATAAATCTCAGATTTTGATAATCTGGAAATCAGTTGAAAAACTTTTAAACAATATTAAAGAGTTGTATTTAAGGAATGGGGCAGCTTATTCTATTAGATTTTGGATTAAGAAATAA